From a region of the Theobroma cacao cultivar B97-61/B2 chromosome 8, Criollo_cocoa_genome_V2, whole genome shotgun sequence genome:
- the LOC18592487 gene encoding putative DEAD-box ATP-dependent RNA helicase 29: MEAGLSVRSNEGFGSNRLDSAVLDLVADDGEGLQKQKSRFHWDKRSKKYVKLNNSERVTASGKVKTESGAKVKAQKTGIYKKWKERSHRKVSLKGTSNGENAETANSAGDYRLGGNARKFRGNKKSQHSVPNAHVRSEIKDLEQVRKERQKKASKISLMKGKGNKNKGKKSGRSGKRGKSK; the protein is encoded by the exons ATGGAGGCTGGTCTTTCAGTAAGAAGTAATGAAGGGTTTGGATCAAATAG GTTGGATTCTGCTGTCCTGGATCTTGTTGCTGATGATGGTGAAGGTTTGCAGAAACAAAAATCCAGATTTCATTGGGATAAG AGGAGTAAAAAGTATGTCAAATTGAATAACAGTGAACGTGTTACAGCTAGTGGGAAG GTTAAGACGGAGAGTGGTGCAAAAGTAAAAGCTCAGAAAACAGGAATATACAAGAAGTGGAAAGAACGATCTCACAGAAAAGTATCTCTCAAAGGAACAAGTAATGGAGAGAATGCTGAGACAGCAAACTCAGCAG GAGACTATCGATTAGGAGGTAATGCTAGAAAGTTTAGAGGGAACAAGAAATCACAGCACTCTGTGCCTAATGCTCATGTGCGTTCAGAAATTAAAGATCTTGAACAGGTGCGAAAGGAAAGGCAGAAAAAGGCAAGTAAGATATCATTAATGAAGGGCAAaggcaacaagaacaaaggtaAAAAATCTGGTAGGAGTGGTAAAAGAGGAAAGTCCAAGTAG